The genome window GAGTAGATAATCTTGCTGACGAGGACAGAATATTCTTTTTAGAGTACGGATTTAGAGTagtatgagtgcggatagcctcAGGCTATCCGCAGTCGGTCGGACCGTAAAGCGTTTAGAGTCATCGCGACACTGCAGCGGACGACTGCAAACCCGGCTGCACTGTCACCGAGGCAGCCTCCTACCTCAAATATGGCGTGGACTGCACTCTGTCAACGACTGCATACCGGACGCCGGAGTGCTCCACGCATGCACAGATGAGCAAGTGAAGTGCGTACAGCGAAGCAAGTGAAGTGGAAAAAATAATATAATATATGGTATTTAGTATAGAGTTAAAATATAGAGTAAATATGATCGCAGATGATTGTGGTATAGAGTAGATAGTTTTGCTGACGATGATAAATTATTCTTTTTAGAGTACGGATAGACGAGTGCGGATAGCCTCATAGACTAGCTGGCCGTTTCCCTCCGGGCTCCCGCTGAACCTACTGCTCGACCACCAGTCCGGCAGTCCCCCACGCCAGTACGCCACGCTCCCATCGCCATCACCCAGGACCCCGTGCTGCCTGGTGCCTGGACTCCAAGAACCCGCCCTCGAGGCCCAAGCACCGCTTCTCCCCCTCTCACTGTCACTGGTCACCACACGCCACACTACAGAGTCCAGATCACGGCCACCGCGATGGCTGCTTAGTGCGTCCGCGGCAGCTGGAGCCTGGAGAATGGGCTGCTGCTTCAGCAAGAACCCGAGGACCCGCCCGGTGGCCGGAGCCTCTGACTTCCCGCGCCGGTGCGGACCCGAGGACCGCGACCCGCCGTCGCCGGAGGAGGAAACGGTCAAGGAGGTACTCTCGGAGACACCGAGCGCTAAACCCAGGGCCAATCCCAAGCTCGTCGGCAATGCCGTCGTCCCCGCCGCCGCGGACGAGCGGAAAGCGGAGAAGGCGAAGAAGCAGGACAGCGTCGATGCCGCGGCGAGCGACGTCGGCAGCTGCGTGTCGCTCTCACTCGCCACCGACGAACGGTCCGAGGCGGCGTCGGAGTCGTCGGTCGCGACCAGCTCGGTGGCCGGGCCGGAGCGCTCACCAAGGACGAAACCGGCCAGGAGGCGCCCAGCGTCCGCCGATCTGGGGCCAGCGCGGCGCGAGCGGGACCGCGCCGTCGCGGCCTCCTACGGCGTCCGCTCCCGCAGCGCGCGGGCGTCGGCGTCCCCGCCGCCGAGGCACGTGCCGCGGGACCGCTCCGTCCGGCGTTCGCCCTCGCCGGCAGCGAAGCGGCGGGCGTCGTCTGAGCCCCGCCGCGCCGCCAGCCCAACTCCGTCCGTGCAGCGCAAGCCGCCTGTCCCGGCAAGGCCGGCCGGCCGCGTCTCGCCGCGGCGGCGGGCACAAGAAGCGACTCCTCGTCCCGCCTCCCCGCCGCCGCCCTCGCAGCTGGAAGACGACGCCGTCACCGCGGCAAGTGAGCCCAGCATCCCCGACGGTAGCGACGGTGGCGATGTTCAAAGTGGCCGCGGCGGCGACGACGGCAAAGAGTCGTTGGAGAACCCGCTGGTGTCATTGGAATGTTTCATCTTTCTGTAGCGCTGTGCTGATGCAGTGATGTTGTAATCTCGCGCTATTTTCCTTCGAAAGTATTGGGCTAATGATCCACTTTAGATGCTGGTGCTGTGGTGCAGCAGTCAGTTGTTTGTACTGCCGCTGCCACCTTCCGTTAACTTTGTCAAGTCCAAGAGAAATGCCAGTAGCTTTTGGCTTTTCAGAGGCGTGCGGTGTGCCTGACAATGTTCTTTGGCTTTAAACATCTACtctctccgtttctttttattagtcgctggatagtgcaattttacactatccagcgactaataaaaagaaacggagggagtactacccgtgcgttgcaacgggaacatataatatcatgataacttatatacaaaatgtgtcttatattgttataagaaaatatttcataatccatttgtgatcctagccatacataaattttgttattttaatttagttgtttcactattacattgcaaccatcagtatcatgcaaacttcgatatatgtcatgatttgcatggtctcattattggagagcacgtgccacacctgccggtagaagtttcgtcgtacatcgttagtcatcaggcacgcaccaccatacacgcttgcttaaacaaaaaatgcaagtgtgtgtttgcgaagagaattaaaggcaggccggcacaaaaggtaccccgacgatggcgagtggtcattattgtcggtccacctctgctcacctccggtgtcgagatgacgccacaatccttgatataatagtcgtcgaacgcgcgcgatatggtgagtaccgatcactcttggccgggctgccaaatgaagtgcaccccgggctcatcagcgaggtagtacacctggtcgttgcaccaccggatgtgctactcatctacatacatcttgttcgaggacactcacacaacaacaacaatggtcatcattccagcgcacaagaatttatggtcggtcagtagcgacttacgtggcaggttaggcttcaggtggatgatgagctagacggcgtgatgacgtcgtcgtaggttgcgatgcccagaacaacccgagagtcgtcgacattggcgacgaccatgaggtccccatgtttgacgatggacagcgcggtgcagccgctctggaccacgtccaagcggcggctgcgccggagcttgccgtacacagcggcgcatgggccatgtaggactgcttccagagttcgaactggcagtcgccaagtttcttctcgtcgtcggtgagcgacgccaacgcgagcgcctcgtgctagtgatgtttgttcggggtttccaagtaagaaacatggattcatctttggcattggtttatgaaaatgatttataagttagatccatggaaaaatattatggagaataaatgttacacatgcaaaaaaagtatttaaattgaaaacattattcaaacaaaagaaattgcatgcaagactcttctttaaatactactccctcaatccaaaaatataatttaataatctcagtgatacttatctactactacacattgtgcaagggtagcaggtgggctttgggagagatgtattatatgtttttactataatagatgtagacataaacacacatgtggtgtagtggtagctacaaacacatttatttgagaggtcgcgggttcgaatccccttggagcctttttttaatttaattttagctaggcgtgggatgcacgtgaGAATGAGAATAGGCTTTGTGGGAGGGGGAATGATAGCCGGGAAtgagaatggcagaacacggaatgaggcagcctaccccttaccgtcttaataggtagtagagaTTAACACTAGCTATACGTGACTGAATTTAGCAGACCTTGCTGgagaccaaaaagatataaaagattaagggtatgtttggtttactatctaacttgccacacttttcttaacttttctgcctaaggttagttttttaattcggacgactaaccttaggcaaagtgtgacacAGTTAGCCGTGAACCAAACAGAATATTTTTTTAGAGGGTGAAATTTAAGAGAAAACAAATGAAACCTAGACGAGTGAAAAATACCGACAGGTAGCATCATGAACCATAGCGCCAAGGTCAGTCCAACCAGGTCCTTGGGTCCTGATGATTGGTAGCGCCGGCACGGATCAGCAGCCGGTTCACAGGAGGCCGGCGGCGGCTGTGTGACTGTGATCACAATTCACAAAGCTCCCAGCTAGCAAAAAGACAAAACGGCCGTCCTAGCTGAGCGCCCGAGCGTACAAGTCATCGTGCCCTGATATTTGTTGCCGTGGGAGATCGACAAATTTTTGCACCACCCGTCCCATTTTTTCCCCTCCAAAAGAGGTGCGGCGGCTTGTTTCGCGACCCTTGGATGCGATAAAATATGGTGAAATCCACGTATAGACATACCCATTTGGCTCCTTGGAGTTGAAAACACGTGGTGGTGCTGGTGCGCGTTGTTGGGCTCTATTTTACCATTTCTCTCTGATGCGAAGCCTTGTAGCCTACGAATCTTCTAGAGTTGGATCATGGCACAACAAGGTCGGCCGAATGGGCCTGTTTAGGA of Zea mays cultivar B73 chromosome 8, Zm-B73-REFERENCE-NAM-5.0, whole genome shotgun sequence contains these proteins:
- the LOC103636593 gene encoding serine/arginine repetitive matrix protein 1, whose translation is MGCCFSKNPRTRPVAGASDFPRRCGPEDRDPPSPEEETVKEVLSETPSAKPRANPKLVGNAVVPAAADERKAEKAKKQDSVDAAASDVGSCVSLSLATDERSEAASESSVATSSVAGPERSPRTKPARRRPASADLGPARRERDRAVAASYGVRSRSARASASPPPRHVPRDRSVRRSPSPAAKRRASSEPRRAASPTPSVQRKPPVPARPAGRVSPRRRAQEATPRPASPPPPSQLEDDAVTAASEPSIPDGSDGGDVQSGRGGDDGKESLENPLVSLECFIFL